A genome region from Streptomyces antimycoticus includes the following:
- a CDS encoding glycoside hydrolase family 55 protein yields MGTEINRRRLLGGAMGVAAGATFLGTGAPFLTATDAAAASRTAAGPGAPGGAGTSGGAQTSPLWREFRARPYTHPQIPYVGRAGFLGGRTHFPRLPVVADVRDYGARPDGSTDAAPAINRAIAAAGRRGGGTVLVPPGTYRVDDVIRLGYDNVVLRGAGSGRTTLHATRSLTELIGPYGSRYGGNKSSWSWAGGLIWICPDARWRSLTDAIRAQAWPFEGWTGNKRDEGHTLTDLAAPARRGDWTVTVEDPSALRRGDRVLFQLADDDTHSLLRHMAGDVEGAADYVWADKTKLTSYVPYEWPCRVVSVDRRRRRVTLDRPLPLDARPAWKPRFTTLVRPVTGSGVEGITLDVVETPQSQHLLDKGYNGVALQCAWDCWVDDVTVNNVDNGFLLVAAKACTLRRTRVTGRGSHHPYCCREGSHDNLVEDFVLAQRTVPAPAGTSLHGINVEGLSSYNVWSRGRMEMGTFDTHRGMPFANVRTEITVDNTGAHGGDASAGPLYGARFTHWNVTVSNQRAGCVKIDDIAPYSATVGISEVRQFGQIDVPDFTGPLHSRIESYGHPEAVHPRNLYEAQRAIG; encoded by the coding sequence ATGGGCACGGAGATCAACAGAAGGCGACTGCTCGGCGGCGCGATGGGCGTGGCGGCGGGCGCCACGTTCCTGGGGACGGGCGCCCCGTTCCTGACCGCCACGGACGCGGCGGCCGCATCGCGTACCGCCGCCGGACCGGGCGCCCCGGGCGGGGCGGGCACCTCCGGCGGGGCGCAGACGTCCCCCCTCTGGCGTGAGTTCCGCGCCCGGCCTTACACCCATCCGCAGATTCCCTACGTCGGGCGCGCCGGATTCCTCGGTGGGCGTACCCACTTCCCCCGACTGCCCGTCGTCGCCGACGTCCGCGACTACGGCGCCCGGCCCGACGGCTCCACGGACGCCGCCCCCGCGATCAACCGCGCCATCGCCGCGGCCGGGCGGCGCGGCGGCGGCACGGTCCTGGTGCCGCCCGGGACGTACCGCGTGGACGACGTCATCCGCCTCGGCTACGACAACGTCGTGCTGCGCGGCGCGGGCAGCGGCCGCACCACCCTCCACGCGACCCGCAGCCTCACCGAGCTGATCGGCCCGTACGGCAGCCGCTACGGCGGGAACAAGTCGTCCTGGTCCTGGGCCGGCGGGCTCATCTGGATCTGCCCGGACGCCCGCTGGCGCTCCCTGACCGACGCGATCCGGGCCCAGGCGTGGCCGTTCGAGGGCTGGACGGGCAACAAGCGCGACGAGGGGCACACCCTCACCGATCTCGCCGCCCCCGCCCGCCGCGGGGACTGGACGGTGACCGTCGAGGACCCGTCCGCCCTCCGCCGCGGCGACCGCGTGCTGTTCCAGCTCGCCGACGACGACACCCACTCCCTCCTGCGCCATATGGCCGGTGACGTCGAGGGCGCCGCCGACTACGTCTGGGCCGACAAGACCAAGCTCACCTCGTACGTCCCTTACGAATGGCCGTGCCGCGTCGTCTCCGTCGACCGGCGGCGCCGCCGGGTGACCCTGGACCGTCCGCTCCCGCTGGATGCCCGGCCCGCCTGGAAGCCCCGGTTCACCACGCTCGTACGCCCGGTCACCGGCTCCGGGGTCGAGGGCATCACCCTCGACGTCGTCGAGACCCCGCAGTCGCAGCATCTGCTGGACAAGGGGTACAACGGCGTCGCGCTGCAGTGCGCGTGGGACTGCTGGGTGGACGACGTGACCGTCAACAACGTCGACAACGGCTTCCTGCTCGTCGCCGCCAAGGCGTGCACCCTGCGCCGCACCCGGGTGACGGGGCGCGGCAGCCATCATCCTTACTGCTGCCGCGAGGGCTCGCACGACAACCTCGTGGAGGACTTCGTGCTGGCTCAGCGCACCGTCCCGGCCCCGGCGGGGACGTCGCTGCACGGCATCAACGTGGAGGGGCTGTCCAGCTACAACGTCTGGTCGCGCGGCCGGATGGAGATGGGCACCTTCGACACCCACCGCGGGATGCCCTTCGCCAACGTCCGTACGGAGATCACCGTGGACAACACGGGGGCCCACGGCGGCGACGCGAGCGCGGGCCCGCTCTACGGTGCGCGGTTCACCCACTGGAACGTCACGGTCAGCAATCAGCGGGCCGGCTGCGTCAAGATCGACGACATCGCGCCGTACAGCGCGACGGTCGGGATCAGCGAGGTCCGGCAGTTCGGCCAGATCGACGTCCCGGACTTCACCGGTCCGCTGCACTCCCGTATCGAGTCCTATGGCCACCCTGAGGCCGTCCACCCCCGCAATCTGTACGAGGCGCAGCGCGCGATCGGCTGA
- a CDS encoding M48 family metalloprotease — MIAAARALLALALLAVFYALVAAMVLLWGAFLAAALWTAAEPGVQTPPMSVVTACAAFAPIVFGMVWAVIRTARPAVSREDAVTVTRRGAPELWRTVEELALAVGTRPPARIRLTAEVNAAVTEDAPLLGLAPGRRVLYLGMPLLACLSPAELRAVLAHELGHFSRRHSRFGAVAHRGAAGLDAARQAIQEASAANHLVRLYAGWPLLLLGLYTRVFRWLTRPVRRRQELEADREAARVAGPGAMADALRSTAALEAAWQEFLADFLAPMRRATGRIPDDPFRAFAHMVEAPEVREPLAVLRARAVERPADPDDAHPALATRLERLARLPAPEPGAEPLFPDAPSPDPLTPDPLSLQPRYAVALGRVMLSGPNAGKRVPWRDWLTELAEYRATRILTPLAEVVRGVEEAEGAGHQKAGPEAVPIGEPEAERFPEPEAGPAAQPDALTVQRVLRLLDGGRRMPLARALNSRLSHGERTPHPEQTERDDPLGFLADALAVLIGAQLVARGTAYWAMNWTGPSILVPPDGIAPETIRTWADTAVRLPGQTQRLGLHLAALGVDERAPLPCPARGTADGPMPGEKARRISITPEVTGPARRRIVAVGALALTVLVVMTGWTFALWANKDEPSYPRIPVTRWNDRYQPGGGTGTDPAPYPTYQRPTFPDRQTIPTYQPPLPPPIHIEPVIPRSAP; from the coding sequence ATGATCGCCGCCGCGCGCGCTCTTCTCGCCCTCGCCCTGCTCGCCGTCTTCTACGCGCTGGTCGCGGCCATGGTGCTGCTCTGGGGCGCCTTCCTCGCGGCGGCCTTATGGACCGCGGCGGAGCCGGGGGTCCAGACGCCGCCCATGAGCGTCGTCACCGCCTGCGCGGCGTTCGCCCCGATCGTCTTCGGCATGGTGTGGGCGGTGATCCGCACCGCCCGCCCCGCCGTATCGCGCGAGGACGCGGTGACGGTGACCCGGCGCGGGGCACCGGAGCTATGGCGCACGGTCGAGGAGCTGGCCCTCGCCGTCGGCACCCGCCCGCCCGCCCGGATCCGGCTGACCGCCGAGGTCAACGCCGCCGTCACCGAGGACGCACCACTCCTCGGGCTCGCCCCCGGCCGACGCGTCCTCTACCTCGGAATGCCCCTGCTGGCCTGTCTGTCGCCCGCCGAACTGCGCGCCGTCCTCGCCCATGAGCTGGGCCACTTCTCCCGCCGCCACAGCCGCTTCGGCGCGGTCGCCCACCGGGGTGCGGCGGGGCTGGACGCCGCCCGGCAGGCGATCCAGGAGGCGTCGGCCGCCAACCACCTGGTGCGGCTGTACGCGGGCTGGCCCCTGCTGCTGCTCGGCCTCTACACCCGCGTCTTCCGCTGGCTCACCCGCCCGGTCCGGCGGCGGCAGGAGCTGGAGGCCGACCGCGAGGCCGCCCGGGTGGCCGGCCCGGGCGCCATGGCCGACGCGCTGCGCTCTACGGCGGCGCTGGAGGCGGCGTGGCAGGAGTTCCTGGCGGACTTCCTCGCCCCGATGCGCCGGGCGACGGGCCGGATCCCCGACGATCCGTTCCGCGCCTTCGCCCATATGGTCGAGGCCCCCGAAGTGCGGGAGCCGCTGGCCGTGTTACGTGCCCGTGCCGTCGAGCGGCCCGCCGACCCCGACGACGCGCATCCGGCGCTGGCCACCCGCTTGGAACGGCTGGCGCGCCTGCCCGCCCCGGAGCCCGGCGCCGAGCCCCTTTTCCCGGACGCCCCGTCCCCGGATCCCCTCACCCCGGACCCCCTCTCCCTACAGCCGCGGTACGCGGTCGCGCTGGGCCGCGTCATGCTGTCCGGCCCGAACGCGGGGAAGCGGGTGCCGTGGCGGGACTGGCTCACCGAACTGGCCGAGTACCGCGCGACGCGCATCCTCACCCCGTTGGCCGAGGTGGTGCGCGGGGTCGAGGAGGCGGAGGGGGCGGGACACCAGAAGGCGGGGCCGGAAGCGGTGCCGATCGGGGAGCCGGAAGCAGAGCGGTTCCCGGAGCCGGAAGCGGGACCAGCCGCCCAGCCGGACGCGCTCACGGTCCAACGGGTGCTGCGGCTGCTGGACGGCGGTCGCCGTATGCCCCTCGCCCGCGCCCTCAACTCCCGTCTGTCGCACGGTGAGCGGACGCCCCACCCCGAGCAGACCGAACGCGACGATCCGCTCGGCTTCCTGGCCGACGCCTTGGCCGTGCTGATCGGAGCGCAACTGGTCGCGCGGGGGACCGCGTACTGGGCCATGAACTGGACCGGCCCCAGCATCCTCGTACCGCCCGACGGCATCGCCCCCGAAACCATCCGCACCTGGGCCGACACCGCCGTGCGGCTGCCCGGCCAGACCCAGCGGCTCGGGCTGCACCTGGCCGCCCTGGGCGTGGACGAACGCGCACCCTTGCCCTGCCCGGCCAGGGGTACGGCGGACGGGCCGATGCCAGGGGAGAAGGCGCGGCGGATCAGCATCACGCCCGAGGTCACCGGCCCCGCGCGCCGGCGCATCGTCGCCGTAGGGGCGCTGGCGCTCACCGTGCTGGTGGTGATGACGGGGTGGACGTTCGCGCTGTGGGCGAACAAGGACGAGCCGAGCTACCCCCGGATCCCGGTGACCCGGTGGAACGACCGCTACCAGCCGGGCGGCGGCACCGGTACGGATCCCGCTCCGTACCCGACCTACCAGCGGCCCACTTTCCCGGACCGGCAGACGATCCCGACCTACCAGCCCCCACTGCCCCCGCCCATCCACATCGAGCCCGTCATCCCCAGGTCCGCGCCGTAA
- the mshA gene encoding D-inositol-3-phosphate glycosyltransferase: protein MSQHASRLGGLRGRSHIPFGAPPHQRPRRIPRRPRRIAMLSVHTSPLHQPGTGDAGGMNVYIVELAKRLAAIDIEVEIFTRATTAALPPSVELAPGVLVRHVDAGPYEGLAKEELPAQLCAFTHGVMRAWAGHRPGHYDLVHSHYWLSGHVGWLAAERWGVPLVHAMHTMAKVKNAALAAGDTPEPAARVIGEQQIVRAADRLIANTGGEADELVHHYEAARELVAVVHPGVNLDRFRPADGRAAARARLGLPADALIPLFAGRIQPLKAPDILLHAVAHLLEEDPSLRERMVVPVVGGPSGSGLAKPEGLHKLAARLGICDVVRFRPPCAQDELADWYRAASVLVMPSYSESFGLVAIEAQACGTPVVAASVGGLPVAVRDGVSGTLIQGHDPADYARALRPFASEPGRAERMGAAAARHAESFGWDTAAAATADVYAEAMRERRRLRSAHG, encoded by the coding sequence GTGAGCCAGCACGCGTCCCGGCTCGGCGGTCTGCGAGGCCGGTCCCATATACCGTTCGGCGCACCGCCCCACCAGCGGCCTCGCCGCATTCCACGGCGGCCGCGGCGGATCGCGATGCTCAGTGTGCACACCTCGCCGCTGCATCAGCCCGGCACCGGCGACGCCGGGGGGATGAACGTCTACATCGTCGAGCTGGCCAAGCGGCTGGCCGCGATCGACATCGAGGTGGAGATCTTCACCCGGGCCACCACCGCCGCGCTGCCCCCATCCGTCGAACTCGCCCCCGGTGTGCTCGTCCGGCACGTGGACGCGGGGCCCTACGAGGGGCTGGCCAAGGAGGAGCTGCCGGCGCAGCTGTGTGCGTTCACCCACGGGGTCATGCGGGCGTGGGCCGGGCACCGGCCGGGCCATTACGATCTCGTCCACTCCCACTACTGGCTCTCCGGCCATGTCGGCTGGCTGGCCGCCGAGCGCTGGGGAGTGCCGCTGGTACACGCCATGCACACCATGGCCAAGGTCAAGAACGCCGCGCTGGCGGCGGGCGACACCCCCGAGCCCGCGGCCCGCGTGATCGGCGAGCAGCAGATCGTCCGCGCCGCCGACCGGCTGATCGCCAACACCGGCGGGGAGGCCGACGAGCTGGTGCACCACTACGAGGCGGCGCGCGAGCTGGTCGCGGTCGTTCACCCCGGGGTGAACCTCGACCGCTTCCGCCCCGCCGACGGCCGGGCCGCCGCCCGGGCCCGGCTGGGCCTCCCGGCCGACGCGCTCATACCCCTCTTCGCCGGGCGCATACAGCCGCTCAAGGCCCCCGACATCCTGCTGCACGCGGTCGCCCACCTCCTGGAGGAGGACCCCTCGCTGCGCGAGCGCATGGTCGTGCCCGTGGTGGGCGGCCCCAGCGGCAGCGGCCTGGCCAAGCCCGAGGGGCTGCACAAGCTGGCGGCGCGGCTGGGGATCTGCGATGTGGTCCGGTTCCGGCCGCCCTGTGCGCAGGACGAGCTCGCGGACTGGTACCGGGCGGCGTCCGTGCTGGTCATGCCGTCGTACAGCGAATCCTTCGGGCTGGTGGCCATCGAGGCCCAGGCATGCGGCACCCCGGTCGTGGCGGCCTCGGTGGGCGGTCTGCCGGTGGCCGTACGGGACGGGGTCAGCGGCACGCTGATCCAGGGCCACGACCCCGCCGACTACGCCCGCGCCCTGCGCCCCTTCGCGAGCGAACCGGGGAGGGCGGAACGGATGGGCGCGGCGGCGGCCCGGCACGCGGAGTCCTTCGGGTGGGACACGGCCGCCGCGGCGACGGCGGACGTCTACGCGGAGGCGATGCGTGAGCGGCGTCGCCTACGATCGGCCCATGGCTGA
- a CDS encoding YbjN domain-containing protein, with protein sequence MADPKADIAPKTDPRAVIERTLNDAELEWESPQDGTYVVTLPGTRKLSTTCSLRVGRHSLSVNAFVVRHPDENHEAVHRWLLERNTRLYGVSYAIDQLGDIYLVGKLPLAAVIPEEVDRLLGTVLENADGSFNTLLEMGFATAIRKEYAWRTARGESTRNLEAFSNLTRDAAK encoded by the coding sequence ATGGCTGACCCCAAGGCTGACATCGCGCCCAAGACCGACCCCCGGGCCGTCATCGAGCGGACGCTGAACGACGCCGAACTGGAGTGGGAGAGCCCGCAGGACGGCACGTACGTCGTCACGCTCCCGGGCACCCGCAAGCTGTCGACCACCTGCTCGCTGCGGGTCGGCCGGCACTCCCTCTCGGTCAACGCCTTCGTCGTCCGCCATCCCGACGAGAACCACGAGGCCGTCCACCGCTGGCTGCTGGAGCGCAACACCCGGCTCTACGGGGTGAGTTACGCGATCGACCAGCTCGGCGACATCTATCTGGTGGGCAAGTTGCCGCTCGCCGCGGTCATCCCGGAGGAAGTGGACCGGCTGCTCGGCACGGTGCTGGAGAACGCGGACGGCAGCTTCAACACCCTGCTGGAGATGGGGTTCGCGACCGCCATCCGTAAGGAGTACGCCTGGCGGACGGCGCGCGGCGAATCGACGCGCAACCTTGAGGCGTTCAGCAATCTGACCCGGGACGCGGCGAAGTAA
- a CDS encoding RNA polymerase sigma factor codes for MSDTVEETACGGEFEEEFDAFYARTYPWLAARAVMVSGNRQNAEDAVQEAYIEAMRRWPEVRAYASPEAWVTTTMRRKLSKDGRRWWFRWKPVEMAETTVPAAPTATVEETAEALAALRALGTLPPRQRQVVVMHSLEGMSYRAISAELGISVGSVGSNLNKARARLSLMLDVSPELGRPTERLLTRTPEDPLTAALYGAAEWLSDGFRGDARNGFRSDVRNGFRSDAARNGGPDGMRERR; via the coding sequence GTGAGTGACACCGTCGAGGAGACCGCGTGCGGCGGCGAGTTCGAGGAGGAGTTCGACGCCTTCTACGCCCGCACCTACCCTTGGCTGGCCGCCCGCGCGGTGATGGTCAGCGGCAACCGGCAGAACGCCGAGGACGCCGTGCAGGAGGCGTACATCGAGGCGATGCGCCGCTGGCCCGAGGTCAGGGCGTACGCCTCGCCCGAGGCATGGGTGACCACCACCATGCGGCGCAAGCTGTCGAAGGACGGGCGGCGCTGGTGGTTCCGCTGGAAGCCGGTCGAGATGGCCGAGACGACCGTCCCGGCCGCCCCGACCGCCACCGTGGAGGAGACCGCCGAGGCACTGGCCGCGCTGCGCGCCCTCGGCACGCTGCCGCCGCGCCAGCGTCAGGTGGTCGTCATGCATTCGCTCGAGGGCATGAGCTATCGGGCGATCTCCGCCGAGCTGGGGATCTCGGTCGGCAGCGTCGGCAGCAACCTCAACAAGGCCCGCGCCCGGCTGAGCCTGATGCTGGACGTCTCCCCGGAGCTCGGCCGTCCGACCGAGCGCCTGCTGACCCGCACACCGGAGGACCCGCTGACGGCGGCGCTGTACGGGGCCGCGGAGTGGTTGTCGGACGGCTTCCGGGGGGACGCACGGAACGGTTTCCGGTCGGACGTCCGTAACGGTTTCCGGTCCGACGCCGCCCGTAACGGCGGTCCCGACGGCATGCGGGAGCGCCGATGA